The genomic region GTCAGCCCGTAGCGTTGCGGCCTCGCCATCTGTTGCGCCTCGGCCCCGCCATCCGTAGCGGTCCCGTCCTTCGAGTCGACGTGGGTGCGATCAGGCCTCGCGGTCGTTGTCCACCGGCTCGACGCGCTTGCCCGTCGCCTGGGGAATCACTTCGCGGTCGGCGCCCTCCCACTCGCGTTCGAGTTGGGCGCCCTCGAAGAGCCGATCTAAAAAGACTGCCAGCCCCGCGACCTCGGAGTGGGGCTGGTTGGTGACGCCGACGTTCCAATCGGCCGCCTCGTAGACGTCGAATGGAACCTTCTCGGCGCCGACGACGATCAGGAGTGGTTGCGCTTCCTCACGGTGGGCCGTCCGAATCGCGCCTTCGATGTCCTGGACGCGCTCGCCGTACATCGTCAGGTGGACGACGACCCCCGTCCAGTTCCGCACGACGCCCTGGGGAGAGTCCGTCAGCTCGACACCGAACGGGCCACCAAATCGCTCGGTGATGTCGCGTACGGTCGCGGCCGACTGACCAGCGTTGTCCGGGAGAAGGACCCGGTCGGCGCCCAGCGCGCGCGCCGTGAGCCCGACGTGGGTCGTCATTCGCTCGTCCCGGCCCGGCCGGTGGCCGAGCCGAAGGACGACCACCTCGGCTGCGGCGTGCCCCTCTCGACCGTCTTTCGGCAACTCCTCGGAGGCGAGCTCCGCCGGCGCATCCTCGGAAGCGACCGTCTCGTCCATGACTCGTCTTCTGAGTCGGGGAAGTATGTGGGTTCGGATTCGGCGCTCGTTTCCGTCGGCGTCACGCTCACCGTCTCACTCGAGGCGCAGGAACTGGCGGTCGTCATCGCGACCCTCGCCAGCCGGGTAGACCACGATGACGTTCCCCGGGACCGCCGTCGCGACGCTTCGGGGCAGCGTCTGTAGCGACGACTGCCAGCCGGTCGCGTCCCGCCTGGCGCTGACGACGATTACCAGCTGATCGATGGTGACCTCGGTTTCGAGCAGGGAGAGCGCCTCGGACCACCCCTCGACGCGCTCGAAGGTCGCGGGAACCGACGGTTCGGTCGCCTCGAACAGCTGGCGACACCGGTCGGGGTCGCCGCCGACCGCAACCGCGCGGATCGGCGCGCCGAGCTGTTCGCTCAGCTGCTCGATCGTGTGGACGGCCCCGAGCACGCCTTCGGTGTGTCCGATTCCTGGCGGGAGCAAGACCACGACGTCCGTGGTGGTGTTGAGGGGCTCGCGGACCCGAGCGACGAGCGTCAGCTGGTCGGTGCGCGCGAGCACCTGGTCGATGACTGTCCCAATCGTCCGCTGGCGACGAGAGGCGGCGCCATCCCAGCCGAGGACGAGCGTCCGTGCGCGATTCTCGAGTGCCGCGCGAACGATTCCGGTCGCGACGTTGTGGGCGACGCGGGTCTGTACCTGAACCGGGACGTCCGCCCCGGCGCCGTACTCACGGACGTCGTCGAACGCCTCCTCGATCGAGGCGATCTCACGGCTCGCGTCCCGGCCGGGGCGGACCACGCTCAGGGCGTACAACGGCTCCGTCGACTCCTCCCCGCGGACGAGCAAGGCGAGGTCGATCAGCCGGCGACGGTGTCTCGACCCCCGAGAGAACGGCACCATCACGCGTCCCGGCGCTGCACCGGGATCGTAGCTCTCACGTCGCTGGCGGGCGAGTGCGCTGCCGTAGCGATCGACGATCGACGGGCTCAGGACGCTCGTAACCAGGATCAACAGGATAACGGCGTTCAGCATATCCTCACCGAACAGCCCGACGTCGGGCCGGCTCCCGATCAGGACGATGGCCAGTGCCGCGGCGGCCTGGCCGAGCGAGAGCCCGAACATCGTTCGGAGCTGGTCAGCGGAGTAGTCGTAGACGCGGGCGGTGGTCCACGCGGCGACGTACTTCGTCACGATCACCATGACGATCATCGAACCGGCCAGCGTCAGTGTCCGTGGGCCGCTGACGAGCACGCGAACGTCGACGAGCATCCCGATCGACAGGAGGAAAAAGGGAATGAACAACGCGTTGCCGACGAACTCGACGCGATTCATCAGCGGACCGCTCTTCGGGACGAGCCGGTTCAACGCGAGCCCCGCGAGGAAGGCGCCGACGATCGCCTCGACGCCGACGGCGTGTGCGGCGTAGGCGCTACCGAACAGGACCGTCATCACGAACAGGAACTCGAAGTAACTCTCCTCGCCGACCCGTCGGAAGACCCACCTGGCGAACGCGGGCAACAGAAACCAGATCACGAAGAAAAAGGCCGTAAGCCCGCCGACGAGTTGCAACCAGAAGTCCGGGCCGAGCTGGTCCTGTGCGAGGGCGACGACGACAGCGAGCACCAACAGCGCGAACGTGTCGGTGATGATGGTGCCGCCGATCGTCGCCGTGACGCTCTCGTCGCCAGTAATCCCGCGTTGTGCAACGACCGGATAGGCGAGTAGCGTGTGGGAGGCGAAAATCGAGGCGAACAGCAACGCCGCCGGCAGCGAGAGACCCAGCAGCGCGTAGCCGACGACCGTCCCGACAATCTGGGGAATCAGAAAGGAGGCGAGCCCGAAGACGACGCTGCGATCTGTCTCCTCTAAAAACTGATTGAGGTTGATCTCGAGACCCGCCACGAACAGCAGGTAGACGAGGCCGACTTCGCCGAGCAGAACGATCGTCTCGTCGCGCGCGAGCAGCCCCACGCCATTCTCGCCGATTACTGCACCAACCAGGATGATGCCGACGATTCCCGGCAACCGATACCGCCCGAGGACGAGGGGTGCAATCAGGAAGACGAGCATCGCCAGTCCGAAGATAAGAAGCGGATCTTCAGCCGGTAACGACGGGATCGCGGTCATCTCTGATAGCGTCCTCTTCGATTTCGGGCGACTCCGTCAGAGCGCGCTACGAGCGCTGTTTCGACCCTCGCGGTCTTCGTGAGAGCACGACCCAACGGTATCAATCTAGCCCGTCCGACGAGACGCCCCCCTATCGTAATGCCCGATTTGTACTTTCGTAACCAGCTATTATCCGGAAGTGCATGAGACAACGAACTCGTTTCCCAACGATCGAGGTGACCCGATAATGGCGTGGCAAGATTTCGTCTTCCTTACCGGCAGTATGCTCTCGGTACTGTTTCTCCTCCCGACGCTGCGAAATCAGGCCTCGCGCGTCCCTCGCGCGACGAGCATTCCATCGATGGTGATCGGTGGCGTCTATGCCGTTACGTTCTCGACGCTCGGAATGACCTTCTCTGCGGTCGGCGCGCTCGCGACCTGCGTGATGTGGTCGCTGATCGTCTGGCTGCGTGCGCCGGGCACCGTCGACCTCACCGATTGCTACCGACGCCTCTACGAGACGATCAGCAACTGCTGTGAGCGCGGTCGCCATCTCACCCACGCCGGCTCCTCGTCCGACTAACAGCTCTTACCGTCACTGCCCGATCGATCGGTCCGTCGCGTAGTCGGTACAGTAAACTGTCGGCTCCCCGAGCGTGACGTATGAGGCGAGCCCTGATCGTCGGCTGTGTTGTCTTTCTCGTGGCGCTTGCCGGCTGTCTGGGCACAGGTGGCGTCCCCGAGGACGACAGCGACGCGACGGTCCCCGACGGCGAACTCGAGATCCACCACGTAGACGTCGGACAAGCCGACTCGACGCTGCTCGTCACGCCAGACGGCGAGACGATCCTCGTCGACACCGGTGACTGGCGCCAGGACGGAGCCGACGTGATCGACGCCCTCGAATCGGCGGGGATCGACCGGATCGACCACCTCGTCGCCACCCACGCGCACGCAGACCACATCGGTGGCCACGCGGCGGTTATCGAGCACTTCGAGACCGAGCACGACGGTGTCGGCGCGATCTACGACTCCGGCGTTCCCCACGATTCGGCGACCTACGAGAGCTACCTCGACGCGGTCGAAGCGTACGGCCACGAACTCCTGATCGTCGAGGAAGGCGACACCCTCCCCATCGACGATGAGGCGGTCACGGCTGACGTCGTCAACCCGCCGTCGGGCGAGTCGGGCGGCGACCTCCACTACAACAGCGTCGCCCTCGTCGTGGAGTTCGGTGAGGTTCGCTACCTGACGACCGGTGACGCGGAAGCCGACGCCGAGGAGCGGCTGGTCGACGAGCGCGGTGACGAGATCGATGCGGACATCTATCAGGCCGGCCACCACGGCTCCGCGACGTCCTCGACGCCCGACTTCGTCGACGCGGTCGATCCCGAGATCGCGGTGATCTCGAGTGGCTACGATTCCCAGTACGGTCATCCACACGACGACGTGGTAGAACGCTTTGCCGACCGCGGGATCGAAACCTATTGGACCGGCGTCCACGGCGACATCGTCCTCACGACCGACGGCGAGTCGATCGAGGTCTCGACGAGCCAGTCGTTCTCGACCGACGCGGCCGACCTGCTCGACGAAACGCCCGACGACGAGGACGAATCGCCCGCCATCACGCCACCCCCAAGCGCACCGGCGATGGATTCGACCCCGCTCGCGTCGAGAATCATTGATGGTGCCTCGGCGTCTACCCTCATCGGATGAACGGGGAGTTTCGCGGGACGGTCGATCGGATCGTCGACGGCGAGACGGCGGTCGTTCTGATCGAGGAAGACGGCGAGGTGACCGAGCAGTTCGACGTTGCCACAGACCGACTTCCGGAGCCAGCGCGCGAGGCGGGCGGGGTGCTCGCGGTCACGGTTGTCGACGGCGCGTTCGAGGCGGCCGAATACCGGTCGGAGGCGACCGAAAAGCGACGCGAAACCGTCCGTGAGCGCCTTGACCGGCTCTCTCGAGATCTCTCAGACACTGAGTGATGAGCAGACGCGACGGCTTGCCCGCGTCTATACGCATTGTTTCGACGAGAAACACATGGTTAACTCCGGTGTTCGTCCCCGGTATGAGGGCTCTATTGGCCGTTGAGGCAGACGATTTCTGGGGAGAAAAACACCCAAGAACCTCGCGGTGGGTCGGGTACATATGTCGACGCCACCGGATCCGGAACAACACTTCCGGACGATCGCTCGGTGTGCCCGCGATGGGATCGTCACGATCACCGTCGAGGGCACCATTCGATACGCGAACCCGGCGATCGAGCGACTCTTCGGCTACGAACCCCAGGAGCTCGTCGGCCGCTCGCTCTTCGATCTCATGGCGGAGGATGACGCGCGCGTATACCGCGACGCACTGGCTCGATACCGGGAGACTGGGGAACGTGCGTTCGACTGGGACGATATTCGCTTCTTAGGAGTTCACCGCGACGGTCGAGAGATTCCGGTTAGCATCTCGATTAGCGAGTTCGAAGACGGTGGAACGCGGTATCTCACCGGTATCCTGCGCGACGCGAGCGAGCAACAGCGCCGGGAACGCCGCCTGGCCGAGTTGAATCGGCTCGCCCAGGACCTGAGTGGGGCCGAATCGGTCGAAGCAGTCTGTGAGCGAGCAACCACCGCCGCACAGCTGACGCTCGGTCATCCGCTGGTGACAATCGAACGCTACGACGCCAACGCAGGCCAACTCGACGCATACACGTGGACGTCGGCAGTCGATGATCTCGTCGATGATGGGACGCTATTCGGCGCCGACCAGTCGCTCCCCTGGCAAACGTTCGTCAACCAGGAGCCGACGATCGCGAACGATCTCGGTGACGCTGCCGACGCGACGCCCCTTCGGAGCGCGATCTGCTACCCGCTTGGCTCCCACGGCGTCCTCGTCGCTGGCTCGACCGAGCCGAACGCGTTCGACAACGAGGACGCCGATACGGCCAGCATTCTGGTTGGAAACACCTACTCCGCCTTAGAGCGTGTCGACCGGGAGGGGACACTGCGCAACCAGCGCGACCAGCTCGCAGCAAAGACCGAGTCTCTCGACCGCGTTCGGCGGACCAACGACGTCATCCGCGACCTGACGAAGGTACTGACGCACGCGACCGACCGCGAGGAGATGCTCGAGGCGATCTGTACCCGGCTGGCGTCGTCGTACCAGGCCGCCTGGTTTGGCTCTGTCGACCCCGCCAGCGGCGCGGTGGAACCCGAAGCCGCCGCCGGGGGCGCAGCGGAGTACCTCGCGGTCCTCGACGACGGACAGCCCGGCGGCGAGCCGGTCGAGCAAGCGATCGTCGAGCGCGAGGTACAGGTGCGCGACGATCTCTACCGAGATCCGCCGTTCGAGCCGTGGCGCCAGGCGGCGATCGAGCGCGGCTACCACGCCCACATCGCGGTCCCGATCGTCTACGGCGAGACGCGGTACGGGGTCCTCTCGCTGTATGCAGGTACGGCGAACGGATTCGATCGGATGGAAGTGGCCGCCCTCCAGGAGTTCGGTGAGACGATCGGCTACGCGCTCAACGCAACCGAGCGAAAGCAGGCACTGACCAGCGACCGGTCGATCGAACTCGCGTTCGATATCGTCGGCGACGGGGCGCTGCTTGGCCTACCCGAGCGGGCGGGCGGATCGGTCGAGCTCGAAAATCTCGTCGAGCGTCCCGACGGTACCGTGACGATGTTCGTTGCAGTTCCCCATGGAGCGGGCGACTGGATCGACAGTTGGGCCACAGACCGACCGGAGGTCGAGGCCGTACAGCTCCTCTCAGAGCGTACGGAGACGGCACTGATCGAGGCGACGCTCTCGGACGCAACGGTCTGGGCACAACTCCTCCGGCGAGGTGCCACCGTTCGGGACGCTACCGCCGCGGTCGAGTCGAGTCGGGTCGTGATCCGGATCCCGAGCAGTGCAGACGCCCGGTCGTTCGGGAGCCTCCTTCGCGAATACGTCGACGAGGTCGAACTCGTCGCCAGACGGGAGTACGAGGAGCCGGTGTTGACTCCCGAGGAGTTCGGCGTCGAGTTTCGCGAGCGGCTGACCGACCGACAAAACGAGGTCTTGCAGACCGCGTACTACGCGGGCTACTTCGACTGGCCCCGGGAAACGAAATCGGGCGAACTCGCCGATCTTCTCGGGATCGCACAGCCGACAGTCAGCCGTCACCTCCGTACGAGCCAGCGGCGGTTGCTCTCGATGATCTACGACGACCCCGACCAGCTCTAAGACGGGCGGTAGTCGCCGCTGACGGTAAGATGGCTATCATCATAGTATCACCGTACTTGCGACGGTAGAATGATATCGGTAACGCATACCCCCGTCCACCGTGTACGAATGATCGTTAATGTCAGAGACGATGTTCACTCCGACGGAGTCGGCTCCGGTCAGTCAGCGAGTCGTGCATGCAGTTGCTACGGAGACTGACACCGATCCCCTGGAACTCGAACCGCTTTTTGGGGTCGTGGACCCGGAAAGCCTCGATTCACTCTTCGAACCCACCAGCGGCGGCGCCACCCGGTCGACGGGAACGATTAGGTTCGAGTACGAAGACTGCGAGGTCACCGTTGACGCCGACGGTAGCGTCGACGTGCGTCCGCTCTCAGTCCAGACGGATGTCCCCCGGGCCGAGGCAACGAGCGCCCAGTAACAGGCGGCGACGCCCATACCCCTCGGCAACGACGTCACGACGTTTCGAACGTCGGATCCGTCGATCGGTGCTTGCAGCGCCGCAGATGGTTTTATCAATTTGATATACATATCAAAAGCTGTTATTTTCCAGCGAGCGATGTCCTGTGATCGTCCGAACGCCTCGGTTTTGCGGAAGAAGCGTACTTACAACAGATCAACACGTAATACCATCACCCCGAATTCAGTTTCGTAGAAAGCAGACAAAGAACATTATTGTCTTCGGTGCATGTGGCCTATGTCCAGAGCCGCACACCTGATGGCCGCACTGGTCGCACTGTCACTGATCTCGGTGGTCGGCGTCGCCGGGATGACGACTGGAAGTGATGACTTCGAATCCGATCGCTGTGGATTCGGTGCCCCCGTGGTCTCCGAGGGATCCTACTCGGGCTCGTTCGACGATGCGGACGACGACGCTAGCGCGAACGTCCGTCTCTACGAGGACCAGCCAGTGACGATCACGCTCGACACCGTCTCAGAGACCGATTCGGGTGATATTTTCGTCCACGACGAAGCAGACCGGGATGGATCGACTATCGAGTACGAGGTTCGTGGTGAGGAGAACATCAACGTCGACCGTGGCGTCCTGAAGGGGCTCCAGAGCGACGCCCCAGCTCAGTTCCAGCTGTGGCCCCAAGAGGACGGCTACGCCTGCATCCAGCTCACCGCGGATGGCGAATCCGAAGAGGAGTGGAACGTGACTATCGAGCGCCAGGGTTCGGACGTTGCGCTCAAAGACGTCGACGAACTCGAGAGCGCGGTCGTCTCCCTGGAGAACGATCTCCACGCAGAACAGCAGAAGACCGCCGAGCTCGAGGACGAAATCGACGACCTAGAAACGGAAGTCGCTGACCTCGAGAGCGAGATCAGCACCCTCGAAGCCGACAAAGCGGACCTCGAAGACGAGATCGACGACCTCAAAGACTCACACGATAGTGAAGTCGCGGACCTCGAGGCAGAGATCGACGATCTCGAGGAGGAAATTAGCTCTCTGCAAGCTGAGAAGGCGGATCTCGAATCCGAAATTGAAACCCTCCAGACGGATCTCGAGGACCAAAACCAGACGATCGACGAGCTGAACAAGATGATTGATAACAAAGACGACATCATCGCCGAGCAGGACGACACGATATCCGAACAGAACGATACCATCGCCGAGCAGGACAACACGATAGCCGAACAGAACGACACCATCGCAGATCTAGAACAGACCATCGCCGAGCAAAACGAGACGATCGACGAGTTACAAAGCGATGACAAGAGCGACGATGAGAAGAAGGGGGACGACACCGGTGACGACGACCGGACGCCCGGATTCGCCCTCGGTGCGACCGCACTCGCCCTGATCGCCGCGGTGCTCGTTCTCCGGCGCCTGTAGCATCGCCAGTCTCACAGCTACGCTCGGCTTACTCTCTGCGTGGCATCGTCGAGTGACGGCGGACGGCGCGCATGTCGGCGCGATCGGACGACGGGATCGTCGAATGCCTGCTCGATTGGCCGGCTGAGTCGTCCGCACCCGAGAGCGTGTCGCCGAGGAACCCGTCCTCGTCGGCGGCGTCTTCCTCCCGCTCGCTTTCTTCGGCGTCGTCCGGTTTGGCGTCAACGTCACCCGATTCGACGTCGCCGTCGTCCGCTTCGACCTCGCTGTCCGCGGAGTCTTCGGCCTCGGACTCGGCTCCGTCATCTCTGAGGTCGACCAGTCGATTCTTCAGGGAGTCGAGTTCATCCCCCAGCGCCTCGACGTCGTCGCCAGCCGTCGAGAGGAGTTGCTCGAGCCCTGATCCCTCGTCAGCCGGTTCGTCCGCTGTGGACTCGTCTGAACGTCCATCCGCGCTGCCGAGTGTCTCGGCGAGGGCTGCCACCTCGGAGTCGGATGCTCCCGACTCGTCGGCGAGCGAGGCGAGTTGCGCGATGGCTCGAAGCTCCCGAACCTGATCCGGGGAGCCGCGGGCGATTGCCGCTGGAATGGACTCCGTCTTGTCGTCCTCGAACGACTCACCCAATCCAACGGCATCGACGGCTGCGCCCGGCTCGTGCTCAACGATGTCGCGAACCTCGCTCGCGCGCGCTCCGAGATCGAGGTCTTCGATGGCCTCGTCTGAATCTACGTCCGGTTCGTCGGAATCCGATTTCGCCAGCTCGTCTCTGACCGCCGAGAGGATCTCGGCGAGCCGATCTGCATCACTCACCGTTTCCCTCCGCGGTCGCGAGTTCGTCCGTCGACTCGCTTACCTCCTCGACGATCCGCTCGGTCATCTCTTCGCGACTGAGATTTGCCTTCACGCCGACGTCCTTGGCGACCGACTGGATATCCGAGTAGGACATGATCGAGAGAAACTCCGTGAGCGTCTCGCGGCGAAGTCCCTCGAGGTCGTCGGCCGACGGCTCGTCGTCCGACTCCGCTCTCTCTTTGTCAGTCCCCTCTTCACCTGACTCCACCCCTTCGTCGTCATCCTGTGACGCCGCGCTTTCGGCTTCTTGATCGGACAGCGACTGGTCCTCGGCAGAGTCGGTACTACCGTCATCCGCTTCGTCGGCCTCGGTGTCTGATTCCTCGTCGGCTTCAGCGTCTGATTCTCCGCTATCGTCGCCGATCTCGAGCTCCTCGCTGGCGTCCTCGACGACGCCGCCGATCGCGTCCCGAACCGCTTGCGCGAGGTCGGCTCGAAGTGTCTCGAGATCCCGGCGCTCCTCGTCGTCGCGTTCGATCGTCTCGTGGATCTCCCGGCCGATCGCCTCGCCGAGCTGGCGTCCGAGCTGTTCGCCGAGTCGGCGCCCGACCGCCGAACCGAGTTCGGCGCCGTCGATGCCGTCCCCGACCGACCCGTCGCCCAGTAGCTCGTCGACC from Halobacteria archaeon AArc-dxtr1 harbors:
- a CDS encoding DUF3006 domain-containing protein, whose amino-acid sequence is MNGEFRGTVDRIVDGETAVVLIEEDGEVTEQFDVATDRLPEPAREAGGVLAVTVVDGAFEAAEYRSEATEKRRETVRERLDRLSRDLSDTE
- a CDS encoding tRNA (cytidine(56)-2'-O)-methyltransferase, producing the protein MDETVASEDAPAELASEELPKDGREGHAAAEVVVLRLGHRPGRDERMTTHVGLTARALGADRVLLPDNAGQSAATVRDITERFGGPFGVELTDSPQGVVRNWTGVVVHLTMYGERVQDIEGAIRTAHREEAQPLLIVVGAEKVPFDVYEAADWNVGVTNQPHSEVAGLAVFLDRLFEGAQLEREWEGADREVIPQATGKRVEPVDNDREA
- a CDS encoding PAS domain S-box protein, translated to MSTPPDPEQHFRTIARCARDGIVTITVEGTIRYANPAIERLFGYEPQELVGRSLFDLMAEDDARVYRDALARYRETGERAFDWDDIRFLGVHRDGREIPVSISISEFEDGGTRYLTGILRDASEQQRRERRLAELNRLAQDLSGAESVEAVCERATTAAQLTLGHPLVTIERYDANAGQLDAYTWTSAVDDLVDDGTLFGADQSLPWQTFVNQEPTIANDLGDAADATPLRSAICYPLGSHGVLVAGSTEPNAFDNEDADTASILVGNTYSALERVDREGTLRNQRDQLAAKTESLDRVRRTNDVIRDLTKVLTHATDREEMLEAICTRLASSYQAAWFGSVDPASGAVEPEAAAGGAAEYLAVLDDGQPGGEPVEQAIVEREVQVRDDLYRDPPFEPWRQAAIERGYHAHIAVPIVYGETRYGVLSLYAGTANGFDRMEVAALQEFGETIGYALNATERKQALTSDRSIELAFDIVGDGALLGLPERAGGSVELENLVERPDGTVTMFVAVPHGAGDWIDSWATDRPEVEAVQLLSERTETALIEATLSDATVWAQLLRRGATVRDATAAVESSRVVIRIPSSADARSFGSLLREYVDEVELVARREYEEPVLTPEEFGVEFRERLTDRQNEVLQTAYYAGYFDWPRETKSGELADLLGIAQPTVSRHLRTSQRRLLSMIYDDPDQL
- a CDS encoding MBL fold metallo-hydrolase, whose amino-acid sequence is MRRALIVGCVVFLVALAGCLGTGGVPEDDSDATVPDGELEIHHVDVGQADSTLLVTPDGETILVDTGDWRQDGADVIDALESAGIDRIDHLVATHAHADHIGGHAAVIEHFETEHDGVGAIYDSGVPHDSATYESYLDAVEAYGHELLIVEEGDTLPIDDEAVTADVVNPPSGESGGDLHYNSVALVVEFGEVRYLTTGDAEADAEERLVDERGDEIDADIYQAGHHGSATSSTPDFVDAVDPEIAVISSGYDSQYGHPHDDVVERFADRGIETYWTGVHGDIVLTTDGESIEVSTSQSFSTDAADLLDETPDDEDESPAITPPPSAPAMDSTPLASRIIDGASASTLIG
- a CDS encoding cation:proton antiporter, whose product is MTAIPSLPAEDPLLIFGLAMLVFLIAPLVLGRYRLPGIVGIILVGAVIGENGVGLLARDETIVLLGEVGLVYLLFVAGLEINLNQFLEETDRSVVFGLASFLIPQIVGTVVGYALLGLSLPAALLFASIFASHTLLAYPVVAQRGITGDESVTATIGGTIITDTFALLVLAVVVALAQDQLGPDFWLQLVGGLTAFFFVIWFLLPAFARWVFRRVGEESYFEFLFVMTVLFGSAYAAHAVGVEAIVGAFLAGLALNRLVPKSGPLMNRVEFVGNALFIPFFLLSIGMLVDVRVLVSGPRTLTLAGSMIVMVIVTKYVAAWTTARVYDYSADQLRTMFGLSLGQAAAALAIVLIGSRPDVGLFGEDMLNAVILLILVTSVLSPSIVDRYGSALARQRRESYDPGAAPGRVMVPFSRGSRHRRRLIDLALLVRGEESTEPLYALSVVRPGRDASREIASIEEAFDDVREYGAGADVPVQVQTRVAHNVATGIVRAALENRARTLVLGWDGAASRRQRTIGTVIDQVLARTDQLTLVARVREPLNTTTDVVVLLPPGIGHTEGVLGAVHTIEQLSEQLGAPIRAVAVGGDPDRCRQLFEATEPSVPATFERVEGWSEALSLLETEVTIDQLVIVVSARRDATGWQSSLQTLPRSVATAVPGNVIVVYPAGEGRDDDRQFLRLE